Sequence from the Montipora foliosa isolate CH-2021 chromosome 12, ASM3666993v2, whole genome shotgun sequence genome:
TTTTTATTTCGCGGCCCTTTGCTTGACATAATCCTTTCCATAGTGCGCCGCCTTCATCACCGACATAGGATCCCGCGTCAAGTCCCTTTCCTGTATATTCTCTAGGGTCGATATCGTATTGCTTTGCAACGGTGGGCAGCATTTTTTCAATGGCGGCATCAAATGCCTTCACCATTTTGGCGACATTCTCAGAATTTTCGCCAGGCTTTGGGCAAAACATGCTCACTAGTTTTACATTACGCCTTAGTAGGGGAAAGTAGGTGGTTAATTCGACTTCAGTGTAGTCTTTCGCTAAACTTTCACATCCATCAAGGCTCACCGGTTCAGAGACCAGGCCAAGTGTTATTAAAACGCCAATGCGTATTTTCTCCGATGAGGAAAGAATGACGTAGTCATCGCCCATCTCTAAAATGAGGTTTTCGTCtagatttcttttttgaaaattttcctttagtTTCCGAATGGCCTCAATATCTGACCCGCCTGGTCTGTTAGTTTTATCGACTGCTGCCTTCAAATATTGTATGTGCTTCTGGTCTGGTTACAGAATTGAGAGGCAATGTCAGCAACTTCATCGGCTGCTTTTCCGCTGAGTAGTGCCTCCCTTACTTTGTCCACTTGTAGTTGCCTGGTGGTGCTGGTCGGCCGTGTCTTCAGATATTCCTTCAGATATTATTTCTTTGCTTGGTTTGTTCTCAGTTGCACGTGGGTTGCAGTCATGTGTTCCAATGTATATGACTGTCATTATTTTGTGGCAACGGTCGTTCTCTACGTACTTCCTTGCAAGGCATTCAATATGCTTGGCCACGACATTGCAATGTGTGCATTTATTCCCCTTTCTGAAATCTACTTTGTTGGATTCACAATTAATATGATGGCAGATGCTTGATGCTGATGCTTGATGCTTGATGACTGAAGAAGATTCGAAAAGAGATTCAACCCTAACAACACGAACACAATAGTCAATATTCCCCTTTCTTTGTACTCATGAGCCGTACAGGCGACACAAGGCAAAGTCATGCATAAAACATTCGAGAAAATTATGAATAATTCATTACAATAACAAGTAAAATAGTATAAAAGCAGAAAATTACTTACTGTTGAATTAATATGATGGCAGATGCTTGATGCTGATGCTTAATGCTTGATGATTGAAGAAGATTCGAAAAGAGATTCAACCACGATGTCCGAAGATCTCAGAAAGACACAAGGACAAGCACCGGTCTATAAAAAACCCTAGGAGGGGTACCAGAGTCGGGATTCACATTTGGGGGCTCCGACGGGAAGGCACGTGATATTGCACAATTATCGACGAGTAATCCAAATGTTCTCGTAGATCAAGTGGTTATGGCGTTTGGCCGATGATCGGGAGGTTGTTGGTTTGAACCCGTcgaaactaatttttttttcgcgttaaaaaaaaccatttttgatattttatatattttatatattttttatattttaaaatatattttttaattttttttttattttttgtgtgcCTCGCATGCCTTGCACGCCGCGCACGCCTCGCACGCCTCGCTGCCTCGCACTTTGTAAGGACccgttccataagtataaaacttaaaaatggtttgctttaaaatcagaaaagaaccaattcaccgttgctgttgagaaaagtgtatgccaggcaaaacaagttgcatctcggtagcctgaaagttaagatataatttgcctgtgtttaaattaacaaatacaccaatacatctctaacgtttcatgtttaaccggagaattagggaagcagatgttcgaaggtgtaatagctgttgagttttattcctcagttatcgagttccataagtataataaaacttaaaaatggattgctttaaaatcagaaaagaaccaattcaccgttgctgttgagaaaagtgtatgccaggcaaaacaagttgcatctcggtagcctgaaagttaagatataatttgcctgtgtttaaattaacaaatacacaaatacatcactaacgtttcatgtttaaccggagaattagggaagcagatgttcgaaggtgtaatagctgttgagttttattcctcagttatcgagttccataagtataataaaacttaaaaatggtttgctttaaaatcagaaaagaaccaattcaccgttgctgttgagaaaagtgtatgccgggcaaaacaagttgcatctcggtagcctgaaagttaagatataatttgcctgtgtttaaattaatttgaaataaagagaataaagaaataattttccattttttaattgcatgatgctggccgttgcaaaccgtgttttagaaataatagatcgttttcacgtgacgtcatcattttctaaaatccaaaactaaagagccacgaaagtttttatcctcatcaggcataagaggcggtaaatttgtatccatttgcaattttaaagctcaatagcgtgcttcgtttggaaaccagagcattttgaatttctgagttatagcggtgcgtgacacgaggcgacgatcgagtttattgagaaatatatatttatctcatggttttgagcctttttagaatttaaagcattaggaaaagtgcttaggtaaatagctgtctgttcagtacagatgatcactcacCTAGATAgtcaaagtaagtaacagatgttgacactattttccggccgccatattggtgcaccacagatgtgcaccaacatggcgttttcatactgggctctgtaaatttctgcgaaacatttcgacgaatatctgaagtttggggaaacgcacaggcctaaaacttggagaagtgtcttcttcatttatcttctacaacatcacgaattcttgactatTTCCACTGgctggttttcgatttatttttttattgcgtgacagtgaaaacgatctataatttcagattgatttactgtgcctctggactattttgacacatcactcaaaattaatttgtggTTTGGTGGGAAGTGTTTCTTTATTAGGTTGAGGAAGCTTTTGTTgtcattaaaactttatgacgaagtcggcccaacaaatgtgtcgagattaacacctctttctccctttgtctctcgctctgcctttttagtgtgagtcttgttacaactcccactgagattttggtaatttttttttacctacacagcggggacccacattcctgacccaagttaagctcctcatgcaTCGCTAAGGTCATACAATCTAGATGCCGCCCCTCCACAATAATGACTGTTTAACTTCAGAAAAGTGTGTCAATCCGATAGCATAAATGTGCATAATTTAGACTTAACGACCCTTTAAAACGCTTGCGTGGTCTGCATTTAATTTGGCTGGACGAAACGTAACAACGACATGCACCATGTCAATGAACGCGAACCTTACAGAAATTGTTGGGAAGAGGACATACCGAGAGTACGTCTGTACTGAAAGCTTCACCGAACGAATACACCACCACCTCATATTTTTGTCAACTTTTGGTGTTTTTCTGTGCATTTTTACATCCTTGGGAAACGCTTTAATACTAATTGCCCTCCAAAAAGAGTCTACACTTGGTTCACCGTCCAAACTGTTGCTTCGCAGCTTGGCGACAAGTGATCTTTGTGTCGGTATGCTTTCCGATCCTATAGCTGTAATATATTGGGTGTCTGCAGTAAAAAAGCGCTGGAGCGTTTGCTACTACGCATTTGCCACTGAATATGTGGTAAGTTATGCTTTGTGTACAGTGTCGTTGTTAACCACTTCTGCCATAAGCGTGGATAGACTTCTGGCTTTGTCATTGGGAATACGATACATGGAAACCGTAACTTTGAAACGTGTGTACGGAATAATAATAACGTTTTGGGTTTTGGCTACAGTCCATTCAGCTGTCTCTGTCAAGAGTTCTGAATTTGCCGCAAGATTTAGTGACACAGTCATATGTATTTGTGTAGCAACCTCCATGTTCTCAAACGCAATGATTTTCTTTAACCTCCGAAAACAGCGCATTCGAATTCAAGACAGGCGCTCTCGTGAACAGCCAACCAGTGGTGAAGTCAGCATGGCAAAGCAGAAAAAGGCGGTATCCAGTGTATTATGGATTCAGCTGGCCGTTCTCCTTTGTTATCCACCATACCTTGTGACCGTAGTATTGTCTAGCACCATAGATGAATTGTCCCAGACTCTTGAACTAATCAGACAATATGCATTGGTCTTGGTGTTAGTAAACTCTTCATTGAACCCACTTCTCTACTGCTGGAAGATTTCAGAAGTAAGACGAGCTGTCGTGGCAACGTTGAAAAACTGGCTCTGTTAATAGACTGATTGACAAATACAAAGCTAGTTCTTCGTTAAATGGCATGGAACGCCATAAAATCAATCCATTCACCATGGAACAAGCTAAGAATTACTCAATTGAAGGCGTTTATTACTAAGGGTCTTAAGCAACAATGACGGTTGTGGAAACAATTCTCCTCAAAGTATAACTTGCATTGGGGTTTATTTCTTATTCTAATTGGAGAACATGTCGAGCTCCTTCATGAATGGCTTGTTACAAACGGTTTTAGAGTAAAGATAACAAATGAATGATTCGTTGTTCTCTGCTCATGCCGTCGTCAAAACCataaatttatttgtttcaaGTTGCGAGATTGCAGAGAAATGAAATTTGCTTAAATGAGTGTCGCTCGATTAATTTTCGATGCTACTCCTGTTTTGCAGTGCTGGTTGTCCTTTTAAACTCGGTGTCGTTATCTTTTTGAAAGTAAGATGGTTTTAAGTAGGTTGCAACTT
This genomic interval carries:
- the LOC137980518 gene encoding histamine H2 receptor-like; this encodes MSMNANLTEIVGKRTYREYVCTESFTERIHHHLIFLSTFGVFLCIFTSLGNALILIALQKESTLGSPSKLLLRSLATSDLCVGMLSDPIAVIYWVSAVKKRWSVCYYAFATEYVVSYALCTVSLLTTSAISVDRLLALSLGIRYMETVTLKRVYGIIITFWVLATVHSAVSVKSSEFAARFSDTVICICVATSMFSNAMIFFNLRKQRIRIQDRRSREQPTSGEVSMAKQKKAVSSVLWIQLAVLLCYPPYLVTVVLSSTIDELSQTLELIRQYALVLVLVNSSLNPLLYCWKISEVRRAVVATLKNWLC